Proteins from one Nilaparvata lugens isolate BPH chromosome 10, ASM1435652v1, whole genome shotgun sequence genomic window:
- the LOC111045817 gene encoding zinc finger protein 2-like has protein sequence MEIAQELSFGFKDECIFIDNFFFNDVREEEVIAVQDVEPAEVTMDKNAFKEDFTSKKSQTLDSDGYKKIPLKTHKCVHCWKVFSTHTKMVKHCKVTHQGNIPVKWTCKTCHKHLSSRKSWFIHQRLHTGERPYTCHICGKGFITSHTLMKHMVIHQAVRPYTCHTCGKGFNQKASLQRHEKTHCQSQSEWGCGFCPKTFQLRHSLEAHEKLHNGVKPFKCKYCSSAFHTVRALKQHRRVHTIEQPRSCIPCQKTFPNNEIFLQHMESHTKSCIHCKANIPNNDSLLEHIKLHDSSCIHCKTTFPNNDSLLKHIKLHRYPCKHCEKSFPNHDSLLEHMSIHSQPPTLKCPVCPMSFNMRITLRKHIRVHVMRGNVRFCNLCQLVLHSKQETIAHFDKHIKVAVGNKVDDVFGKPEEDVCGLKVEDKVGDNLEREGECDIRKDGIHCEHDVNFLENCELENSRVVMNDCDLKVENGCLKKHDEVRVNCENDEKFHENIKIEVPRDVGDVDLEEESRCIGKTDEYVVEIYNGYNADCFEECISEVPGDVREGLNFEEEYVCDTRVKDEVVFETDHEELLILFKIVKVKCQ, from the exons ATGGAAATAGCGCAAGAACTATCGTTTGGTTTCAAAGACGAGTGTATTTTTATTGACAACTTCTTTTTTAATGATGTACGAGAAGAAGAGGTTATTGCTGTCCAAGATGTTGAACCGGCAGAGGTCACTATGGATAAAAACGCTTTCAAAGAAG ATTTCACATCAAAGAAATCACAGACACTGGACTCCGATGGTTATAAAAAAATTCCACTAAAAACGCATAAATGCGTTCATTGCTGGAAGGTATTCAGCACACATACGAAAATGGTCAA gCACTGCAAAGTCACCCACCAGGGGAACATCCCAGTGAAATGGACATGCAAGACTTGTCACAAACATTTGTCCTCGCGCAAATCCTGGTTCATCCATCAACGGCTACACACTGGCGAACGTCCCTATACGTGTCACATTTGTGGCAAAGGCTTCATTACCAGCCACACGCTTATGAAACACATGGTAATACATCAGGCTGTGCGACCCTACACGTGTCACACGTGTGGCAAAGGCTTCAACCAGAAGGCTTCTCTGCAACGTCATGAGAAGACACACTGTCAGTCACAGTCAGAGTGGGGCTGCGGATTTTGTCCCAAAACGTTTCAGTTGAGACATAGTTTAGAAGCCCATGAGAAGCTACATAACGGAGTGAAGCCGTTCAAATGTAAGTATTGCTCCAGTGCATTCCACACTGTGCGTGCTTTGAAGCAACATAGAAGAGTACACACAATAGAACAGCCTCGCTCCTGTATTCCGTGTCAAAAAACCTTCCCTAACAACGAGATCTTTCTACAGCACATGGAGAGCCACACCAAATCTTGTATACACTGTAAAGCTAACATCCCCAACAATGATTCACTTCTAGAACACATAAAACTCCATGACAGTTCTTGTATACACTGTAAAACAACCTTCCCCAACAATGATTCACTTTTAAAACACATAAAACTCCACCGCTATCCTTGTAAACATTGTGAAAAATCCTTCCCCAACCACGATTCCCTTCTAGAACACATGTCAATCCATAGCCAACCACCCACCCTTAAATGTCCCGTCTGTCCAATGAGTTTCAATATGAGAATCACCCTAAGAAAGCATATCAGAGTGCATGTTATGAGGGGAAATGTGAGGTTTTGTAATTTGTGTCAGTTGGTATTGCACAGTAAACAGGAGACGATTGCTCATTTCGATAAACATATCAAGGTGGCGGTGGGGAATAAAGTTGATGATGTTTTTGGAAAACCTGAGGAAGATGTGTGTGGTTTGAAGGTTGAGGATAAAGTGGGGGATAACTTGGAGCGAGAGGGTGAATGTGACATCAGAAAAGATGGGATTCATTGTGAACATGATGtgaattttctcgaaaattgtGAACTTGAGAACTCAAGAGTCGTGATGAACGATTGTGATCTGAAGGTAGAAAATGGATGCTTAAAAAAGCATGATGAAGTTAGGGTTAATTGTGAAAATGACGAGaagtttcatgaaaatataaagataGAAGTGCCAAGAGATGTGGGAGATGTGGACTTGGAGGAAGAAAGTAGATGTATCGGAAAAACAGATGAATATGTGGTTGAAATTTATAATGGATATAATGCGGATTGTTTTGAAGAATGTATAAGTGAAGTGCCAGGAGATGTGAGGGAAGGTTTGAACTTTGAAGAAGAATATGTTTGTGATACGAGAGTAAAAGACGAAGTTGTATTTGAAACTGACCATGAAGAATTGTTGATTCTTTTCAAGATTGTAAAAGTGAAGTGCCAATAG
- the LOC120353220 gene encoding uncharacterized protein LOC120353220 isoform X1 produces MEVMNFEEVNDCTTRIKDEVVIVTDTKENEDIFQDFKMEVPGDVVEVMNFEEVNHCTTRIKDEVVVETDNKENVDCFQDFKVEVPGDVMRDLELEGVNECMRKEDKNEDMMHNEDNLSFSNECRKEVTEEVIYLGENTIKLENNSDSSTGTLMNNPKDIFDDFENNVYNAVSNGEVNRHSRDFKKNEYNVSINCDNSNLSEVSSIEISSTTMTVEDNRNKMIDCEQNTAKSTDVIYKKTTIINHDENANHSIVYKTGECDNNTPILSETNYINPSNDAKYSIVLVRLVPVLEKSLDKKCENDVNYCIEQSKIIPGVVKWKPFDKNLITGDNSLLNIVKNGANNSTIQNSVRKQDINSTVVTKSVRQKTDKNSRKKEVKKFKGDPMRTYTSNKAQSYEKSEQSICDVGIKEDKKECRVLKEDYNYLISKDKVVEGSMQVEGGSNGLRYGQGGIGEASNRLGIRQGGIGEASNRLGIRQGGIGEASNRLVNRQGGIGLASNQQGTIQGVMGEASNKLGVGLGEIEASNRLREGQVFIREASNGLGIQQIKEEASNRLRKSQISMREALNGLGIHEVNKGASNESWEKQGVTEEPSNVLGIGQGVFSDGLGIQQVKEDPLNGLGIGQGVASIGLEEAIKGLSETVLQDTNYIENDSGFSSLEALCNVAASAAKYLKWDSVRSKRSPKKKNQCLNEIRFYCKTCNRSYPSSRDFRKHRCSLSSVNNRWAGIIESGGLFTCEECKRNFRSKNGYLIHRRSHTGERPYACRWCEKAFGDSGTRHKHERIHTGERPFQCEQCPRAFNQRAALRAHQITHSSCLTRSFTCKLCPSSFSYFANLRRHVIVCHREYTAIPCPLCTLPKTLHYDNTALVQHVKSVHWEDGTKCLICDQKQFDDVNEYCSHVISHVKRARNAGGVRLNNNFIKQEGDVSLV; encoded by the exons ATGGAAGTTATGAACTTCGAAGAAGTAAATGATTGTACTACGAGAATTAAAGATGAAGTTGTGATTGTAACTGACACTAAAGAAAATGAAGATATCTTCCAAGATTTCAAGATGGAAGTGCCAGGAGATGTAGTGGAAGTTATGAACTTTGAAGAAGTAAATCATTGTACTACAAGAATAAAAGATGAAGTTGTGGTTGAAACTGATAATAAAGAAAATGTAGAttgttttcaagattttaaGGTAGAAGTGCCAGGAGATGTAATGCGAGATTTGGAGTTGGAAGGAGTAAATGAATGCATGAGAAAGGAAGATAAAAATGAGGATATGATGCATAATGAAGATAATTTGAGTTTTTCCAATGAATGTAGAAAAGAAGTAACGGAAGAAGTGATATATTTGGGGGAGAATACAATCAAGTTGGAAAATAACTCCGATAGTTCCACGGGCACTCTCATGAATAATCCAAAAGATATATTTgatgactttgaaaataatgtCTACAATGCAGTTAGTAATGGAGAAGTAAATAGACATAGCAGAGACTTCAAGAAGAATGAGTACAATGTGTCAATTAATTGTGATAATTCAAATTTGTCTGAAGTGTcttcaattgaaatttctagtacAACGATGACTGTAGAGGATAATcggaataaaatgattgattgtgAACAAAATACAGCAAAATCGACAGATGTTATCTACAAAAAAACGacaataattaatcatgatGAAAATGCTAATCACTCTATAGTTTACAAGACAGGTGAATGTGACAATAATACACCGATTTTATCAGAAACGAACTACATTAATCCAAGTAATGATGCCAAATATTCCATAGTGTTAGTAAGATTAGTACCAGTACTAGAGAAATCGTTggataaaaaatgtgaaaatgatGTCAATTATTGTATAGAGCAATCAAAAATAATACCAGGTGTAGTGAAATGGAAACCTTTTGATAAAAATCTTATCACAGGTGATAATTCTTTACTTAACATAGTTAAAAATGGGGCGAACAATAGTACAATACAAAACAGTGTGAGAAAACAGGATATCAATAGTACGGTAGTTACAAAAAGTGTGAGACAAAAGACAGATAAAAATAGTAGGAAGAAAGAGGTGAAGAAATTTAAAGGAGATCCTATGAGAACTTATACATCTAATAAGGCACAAAGTTATGAGAAGTCCGAACAATCTATTTGTGATGTAGGAATTAAAGAGGATAAGAAGGAATGTAGGGTTTTGAAAGAGGATTATAATTACTTGATTAGTAAAGATAAGGTTGTGGAAGGTAGTATGCAGGTAGAAGGAGGTTCAAATGGATTGAGGTATGGACAGGGAGGAATTGGAGAAGCTTCAAATAGACTAGGGATTAGACAGGGAGGAATTGGAGAAGCTTCAAATAGACTAGGGATTAGACAAGGAGGAATTGGAGAAGCTTCAAATAGGCTAGTGAATAGACAGGGAGGAATAGGATTAGCTTCAAATCAACAAGGAACTATACAGGGAGTAATGGGAGAAGCCTCAAATAAACTAGGGGTTGGACTGGGAGAAATAGAAGCTTCAAATAGACTAAGGGAGGGTCAG GTTTTCATAAGAGAAGCTTCAAATGGACTAGGAATTCAACAAATAAAGGAAGAAGCTTCAAATAGATTAAGAAAGAGTCAGATTTCTATGCGAGAAGCTTTAAACGGACTAGGAATTCATGAAGTAAATAAAGGAGCTTCGAATGAATCTTGGGAGAAACAGGGAGTAACGGAAGAACCTTCAAATGTACTAGGAATTGGACAAGGAGTATTTTCAGATGGACTAGGAATTCAACAAGTAAAGGAAGATCCTTTAAATGGACTAGGAATTGGACAGGGAGTAGCTTCAATTGGACTAGAGGAAGCAATTAAGGGTCTTAGTGAAACAGTTCTTCAAGATACAAATTACATTGAGAATGATTCCGGTTTCAGTAGTTTGGAGGCACTGTGTAACGTGGCAGCCTCCGCTGCAAAATACCTGAAATGGGACTCAGTTCGGAGTAAAAGATCACCGAAAAAGAAAAACCAATGTCTGAACGAAATCAGATTCTACTGTAAAACTTGCAACAGATCATACCCATCAAGCCGAGACTTCCGGAAACATAGATGCTCGTTGAGTAGTGTGAACAATAGATGGGCGGGGATCATAGAGAGTGGAGGCTTGTTTACATGTGAGGAGTGTAAGCGGAATTTCCGGTCGAAGAATGGGTATCTGATACATAGGAGGAGTCACACAGGGGAGAGACCGTACGCGTGTCGATGGTGCGAGAAAGCGTTCGGCGATTCGGGAACACGTCACAAACATGAACGTATCCACACCGGCGAACGTCCGTTCCAGTGCGAGCAATGTCCGCGTGCGTTCAACCAACGCGCGGCGCTTCGAGCGCATCAAATCACTCACTCGTCCTGTCTCACACGTTCCTTCACCTGCAAACTGTGCCCTTCGTCCTTCTCCTACTTCGCCAATCTTAGACGTCACGTGATCGTGTGCCACAGAGAGTACACCGCCATACCTTGTCCACTGTGCACCCTACCTAAAACACTCCACTATGACAACACTGCCCTCGTGCAGCATGTGAAAAGTGTTCATTGGGAGGATGGAACAAAATGTTTGATTTGTGATCAAAAGCAGTTTGACGATGTGAACGAGTATTGTAGTCATGTCATCAGTCATGTTAAACGTGCTAGAAATGCGGGTGGAGTGAggctgaataataattttattaaacagGAAGGCGATGTTAGTTTGGTGTAA
- the LOC120353220 gene encoding uncharacterized protein LOC120353220 isoform X2, with product MEVMNFEEVNDCTTRIKDEVVIVTDTKENEDIFQDFKMEVPGDVVEVMNFEEVNHCTTRIKDEVVVETDNKENVDCFQDFKVEVPGDVMRDLELEGVNECMRKEDKNEDMMHNEDNLSFSNECRKEVTEEVIYLGENTIKLENNSDSSTGTLMNNPKDIFDDFENNVYNAVSNGEVNRHSRDFKKNEYNVSINCDNSNLSEVSSIEISSTTMTVEDNRNKMIDCEQNTAKSTDVIYKKTTIINHDENANHSIVYKTGECDNNTPILSETNYINPSNDAKYSIVLVRLVPVLEKSLDKKCENDVNYCIEQSKIIPGVVKWKPFDKNLITGDNSLLNIVKNGANNSTIQNSVRKQDINSTVVTKSVRQKTDKNSRKKEVKKFKGDPMRTYTSNKAQSYEKSEQSICDVGIKEDKKECRVLKEDYNYLISKDKVVEGSMQVEGGSNGLRYGQGGIGEASNRLGIRQGGIGEASNRLGIRQGGIGEASNRLVNRQGGIGLASNQQGTIQGVMGEASNKLGVGLGEIEASNRLREGQVFIREASNGLGIQQIKEEASNRLRKSQISMREALNGLGIHEVNKGASNESWEKQGVTEEPSNVLGIGQGVFSDGLGIQQVKEDPLNGLGIGQGVASIGLEEAIKGLSETVLQDTNYIENDSGFSSLEALCNVAASAAKYLKWDSVRSKRSPKKKNQCLNEIRFYCKTCNRSYPSSRDFRKHRCSLSSVNNRWAGIIESGGLFTCEECKRNFRSKNGYLIHRRSHTGERPYACRWCEKAFGDSGTRHKHERIHTGERPFQCEQCPRAFNQRAALRAHQITHSSCLTRSFTCKLCPSSFSYFANLRRHVIVCHREYTAIPCPLCTLPKTLHYDNTALVQHVKSVHWEDGTKCLICDQKQFDDVNEYCSHVISHVKRARNAGGVRLNNNFIKQEGDVSLV from the exons ATGGAAGTTATGAACTTCGAAGAAGTAAATGATTGTACTACGAGAATTAAAGATGAAGTTGTGATTGTAACTGACACTAAAGAAAATGAAGATATCTTCCAAGATTTCAAGATGGAAGTGCCAGGAGATGTAGTGGAAGTTATGAACTTTGAAGAAGTAAATCATTGTACTACAAGAATAAAAGATGAAGTTGTGGTTGAAACTGATAATAAAGAAAATGTAGAttgttttcaagattttaaGGTAGAAGTGCCAGGAGATGTAATGCGAGATTTGGAGTTGGAAGGAGTAAATGAATGCATGAGAAAGGAAGATAAAAATGAGGATATGATGCATAATGAAGATAATTTGAGTTTTTCCAATGAATGTAGAAAAGAAGTAACGGAAGAAGTGATATATTTGGGGGAGAATACAATCAAGTTGGAAAATAACTCCGATAGTTCCACGGGCACTCTCATGAATAATCCAAAAGATATATTTgatgactttgaaaataatgtCTACAATGCAGTTAGTAATGGAGAAGTAAATAGACATAGCAGAGACTTCAAGAAGAATGAGTACAATGTGTCAATTAATTGTGATAATTCAAATTTGTCTGAAGTGTcttcaattgaaatttctagtacAACGATGACTGTAGAGGATAATcggaataaaatgattgattgtgAACAAAATACAGCAAAATCGACAGATGTTATCTACAAAAAAACGacaataattaatcatgatGAAAATGCTAATCACTCTATAGTTTACAAGACAGGTGAATGTGACAATAATACACCGATTTTATCAGAAACGAACTACATTAATCCAAGTAATGATGCCAAATATTCCATAGTGTTAGTAAGATTAGTACCAGTACTAGAGAAATCGTTggataaaaaatgtgaaaatgatGTCAATTATTGTATAGAGCAATCAAAAATAATACCAGGTGTAGTGAAATGGAAACCTTTTGATAAAAATCTTATCACAGGTGATAATTCTTTACTTAACATAGTTAAAAATGGGGCGAACAATAGTACAATACAAAACAGTGTGAGAAAACAGGATATCAATAGTACGGTAGTTACAAAAAGTGTGAGACAAAAGACAGATAAAAATAGTAGGAAGAAAGAGGTGAAGAAATTTAAAGGAGATCCTATGAGAACTTATACATCTAATAAGGCACAAAGTTATGAGAAGTCCGAACAATCTATTTGTGATGTAGGAATTAAAGAGGATAAGAAGGAATGTAGGGTTTTGAAAGAGGATTATAATTACTTGATTAGTAAAGATAAGGTTGTGGAAGGTAGTATGCAGGTAGAAGGAGGTTCAAATGGATTGAGGTATGGACAGGGAGGAATTGGAGAAGCTTCAAATAGACTAGGGATTAGACAGGGAGGAATTGGAGAAGCTTCAAATAGACTAGGGATTAGACAAGGAGGAATTGGAGAAGCTTCAAATAGGCTAGTGAATAGACAGGGAGGAATAGGATTAGCTTCAAATCAACAAGGAACTATACAGGGAGTAATGGGAGAAGCCTCAAATAAACTAGGGGTTGGACTGGGAGAAATAGAAGCTTCAAATAGACTAAGGGAGG GTCAGGTTTTCATAAGAGAAGCTTCAAATGGACTAGGAATTCAACAAATAAAGGAAGAAGCTTCAAATAGATTAAGAAAGAGTCAGATTTCTATGCGAGAAGCTTTAAACGGACTAGGAATTCATGAAGTAAATAAAGGAGCTTCGAATGAATCTTGGGAGAAACAGGGAGTAACGGAAGAACCTTCAAATGTACTAGGAATTGGACAAGGAGTATTTTCAGATGGACTAGGAATTCAACAAGTAAAGGAAGATCCTTTAAATGGACTAGGAATTGGACAGGGAGTAGCTTCAATTGGACTAGAGGAAGCAATTAAGGGTCTTAGTGAAACAGTTCTTCAAGATACAAATTACATTGAGAATGATTCCGGTTTCAGTAGTTTGGAGGCACTGTGTAACGTGGCAGCCTCCGCTGCAAAATACCTGAAATGGGACTCAGTTCGGAGTAAAAGATCACCGAAAAAGAAAAACCAATGTCTGAACGAAATCAGATTCTACTGTAAAACTTGCAACAGATCATACCCATCAAGCCGAGACTTCCGGAAACATAGATGCTCGTTGAGTAGTGTGAACAATAGATGGGCGGGGATCATAGAGAGTGGAGGCTTGTTTACATGTGAGGAGTGTAAGCGGAATTTCCGGTCGAAGAATGGGTATCTGATACATAGGAGGAGTCACACAGGGGAGAGACCGTACGCGTGTCGATGGTGCGAGAAAGCGTTCGGCGATTCGGGAACACGTCACAAACATGAACGTATCCACACCGGCGAACGTCCGTTCCAGTGCGAGCAATGTCCGCGTGCGTTCAACCAACGCGCGGCGCTTCGAGCGCATCAAATCACTCACTCGTCCTGTCTCACACGTTCCTTCACCTGCAAACTGTGCCCTTCGTCCTTCTCCTACTTCGCCAATCTTAGACGTCACGTGATCGTGTGCCACAGAGAGTACACCGCCATACCTTGTCCACTGTGCACCCTACCTAAAACACTCCACTATGACAACACTGCCCTCGTGCAGCATGTGAAAAGTGTTCATTGGGAGGATGGAACAAAATGTTTGATTTGTGATCAAAAGCAGTTTGACGATGTGAACGAGTATTGTAGTCATGTCATCAGTCATGTTAAACGTGCTAGAAATGCGGGTGGAGTGAggctgaataataattttattaaacagGAAGGCGATGTTAGTTTGGTGTAA
- the LOC111045815 gene encoding uncharacterized protein LOC111045815: MAEKTSKRWKMEVFKAKRLLHHIKERPAIYNFDLKDYYNKAVLQILWKQIADEMESTVHECKTTWHILRCSYNRELRKAKSAKELGVKRSGRWHLFDKMKFLSNYVGGRPRGGGNSPSEHGDMVKNEDEDTFDQADSLSLSEPEQYTQMDNEDTLKQADNEDSLKQTDNEESLKQMDNEGTWKRLDNEGTWKQMDNEDTLKLLRLVEERPQIYNFNLADYNNREIIDKKWKEIAQEMNMKANECKSRWMSLRGSLNRVLRDQKTSYEKGIVKPIKWPFFDVMMHFLGDFVNSQYRRQKKHFEETQRTSFLREVLEINVDDNSDSIDPSETIYLGEPLTQDTTHSAEVKPQCSEKVVAPIEKVLDLMIEVSKSQREVESSTLTFFKSLLPEVDKLSQSRQRRFKQDVMDLLYHSLEEQENTELEFCLN, translated from the exons ATGGCAGAAAAG ACTTCCAAGCGATGGAAGATGGAAGTGTTCAAAGCAAAAAGACTATTGCATCATATAAAAGAGAGACCAGCGATCTACAATTTCGATTTGAAGGACTATTATAATAAAGCTGTTCTACAAATCTTATGGAAGCAAATTGCTGATGAAATGGAAAGTACAG taCACGAATGCAAGACTACATGGCATATCCTACGATGTTCGTACAATCGAGAGCTCCGAAAGGCCAAGTCAGCAAAAGAACTAGGAGTGAAGAGATCGGGGAGATGGCATTTATTTGACAAAATGAAATTTCTGAGTAATTATGTGGGAGGACGACCCAGAGGTGGAGGGAATTCACCAAGTGAGCATGGTGACATGGTGAAAAACGAAGATGAAGATACATTCGATCAGGCTGACTCACTCTCTCTGTCAGAACCAGAACAGTACACTCag ATGGATAATGAAGATACTTTGAAACAGGCGGATAATGAAGATTCCTTGAAACAGACGGATAATGAAGAATCCTTGAAACAGATGGATAATGAAGGTACTTGGAAACGGTTGGATAATGAAGGTACCTGGAAACAGATGGATAATGAAGATACCTTGAAACTATTGCGTCTAGTTGAAGAGAGGCCACAAATCTACAATTTCAATTTGGCagattataataatagagaaataatagacaAGAAGTGGAAAGAGATCGCCCAAGAAATGAATATGAAAG CGAATGAATGCAAGAGCCGTTGGATGAGTCTGAGAGGTTCGCTGAATCGAGTACTCCGCGATCAAAAAACAAGTTACGAGAAAGGAATTGTCAAGCCAATAAAATGGCCGTTCTTCGACGTCATGATGCATTTTCTCGGTGATTTCGTCAACAGCCAGTATCGTAGGCAAAAGAAACACTTTGAAGAGACTCAGAGAACTAGTTTTCTCAGAGAAGTTTTGGAAATTAACGTCGATGACAACTCAGACTCAATCGATCCATCTGAAACCATCTATCTGGGAGAACCACTGACTCAGGACACAACACACTCAGCCGAAGTGAAGCCTCAGTGCAGTGAAAAGGTTGTTGCACCGATTGAAAAAGTGTTGGATCTCATGATTGAGGTTTCGAAATCACAGAGAGAAGTGGAGAGTTCAACTCTCACCTTCTTTAAAAGTTTGCTTCCTGAAGTTGATAAACTGTCACAGTCAAGGCAGAGAAGATTCAAACAGGATGTGATGGACTTGTTGTATCATAGCCTGGAAGAGCAGGAGAATACTGAACTAGAGTTTTGTCTCAACTAG